Proteins found in one Arachis stenosperma cultivar V10309 chromosome 8, arast.V10309.gnm1.PFL2, whole genome shotgun sequence genomic segment:
- the LOC130946926 gene encoding putative germin-like protein 9-2: MLFTSFKIVSLMVCVFAIVQTSICGDPDILGDFIAPAGVPINGSFFTFTGMREWVGQTGSPSYFQYLRASKDEFPALDGLSVSTILLGFRPGDVSPPHVHPRASELLLVVQGNLLVGFVDTNNKLYTSRLQTGDMFVFPKGLIHFQLNEDTENPAFSISSLGSASPGLILVPNNLFNTSATIDDRVMALSFKTNVSTIHLLEKALSTPYN; encoded by the coding sequence atgtTGTTCACTAGCTTCAAAATTGTTTCATTGATGGTTTGTGTATTTGCCATAGTGCAAACATCAATATGTGGTGATCCAGATATCCTTGGTGACTTCATAGCCCCGGCCGGTGTCCCTATTAACGGGAGCTTCTTCACCTTCACCGGCATGCGCGAATGGGTTGGACAAACCGGTTCGCCCTCATATTTTCAGTATTTGAGGGCAAGCAAGGATGAATTCCCAGCCTTGGATGGGCTGAGTGTGTCCACCATTCTCCTTGGATTCCGTCCGGGGGACGTTAGCCCCCCGCACGTGCACCCTCGCGCGTCGGAGCTGCTCCTTGTTGTTCAAGGGAATCTTCTAGTTGGATTTGTAGACACAAATAACAAACTTTACACTAGTAGACTTCAAACTGGGGACATGTTTGTGTTCCCAAAAGGACTTATCCACTTTCAACTAAATGAAGATACCGAAAACCCTGCtttctctatttcttctttggGTAGTGCTAGTCCTGGCCTTATATTAGTTCCCAATAACTTATTTAACACCTCTGCTACCATTGATGACAGAGTTATGGCTTTGTCCTTTAAGACTAATGTTTCCACCATCCATTTATTGGAGAAAGCTCTATCAACCCCTTACAACTAA
- the LOC130945782 gene encoding germin-like protein 9-3, which translates to MSSSTIVKILSLVISASVIIQTTMAGDPDIPSDFIAPDGFPIDGKYFTFTGMRAFVQQSAPPSYFTYLRASKEEFAALDGLSVATIILGFRPGDVSPPHIHPRASELLFVVEGSLVVGFVDTNNKLFTQKLQTGDMFVFPKGLIHFQLNEDPKNHAISVSSLGSASPGLILVPNNLFNTSATIDDRVLALSFKTNVSTIQLLKKALSTPYN; encoded by the coding sequence ATGTCTTCTTCTACTATTGTTAAAATTCTCTCACTCGTGATATCTGCATCTGTCATTATACAAACTACAATGGCAGGTGATCCAGATATCCCGAGTGATTTCATAGCTCCAGACGGATTCCCTATTGATGGGAAATATTTCACCTTCACTGGTATGCGCGCGTTCGTGCAACAATCTGCTCCGCCCTCATATTTCACGTATCTGAGGGCGAGCAAGGAAGAATTTGCAGCTCTTGATGGACTGAGTGTGGCAACTATTATCCTGGGATTCCGTCCGGGAGACGTTAGTCCACCGCACATCCACCCTCGTGCATCGGAGCTACTCTTCGTTGTGGAGGGAAGCCTTGTAGTTGGATTTGTGGACACAAACAATAAGCTCTTCACTCAGAAGCTTCAAACTGGGGATATGTTTGTATTCCCAAAAGGACTAATCCACTTCCAACTCAATGAAGACCCTAAGAACCATGCTATTTCTGTATCTTCATTGGGTAGTGCCAGTCCTGGCCTTATATTAGTTCCTAACAATTTGTTTAACACCTCAGCTACCATTGATGACAGAgttttggctttgtcctttaaGACAAACGTTTCCACTATTCAACTCTTGAAGAAAGCTTTGTCAACGCCATACAATTGA
- the LOC130946859 gene encoding germin-like protein 9-3 codes for MYPSNTFKILSLMIHGFAIMQTTMGGDPDILTDFIAPEGTNINGSFFTFTGMRVLLTQETPPPTFHVLKASRAEFPALDGQSVSYAVLEFPTGSVNPPHVHPRASELLFVVQGSLQVGFVDTNNKLFTQSLQTGDLFIFPKGLVHFQFNSDSKNYAFAISAFGSASAGLVSLPNTLFNTTIDDNVLALSFKTDVATIQTLKKAFSP; via the coding sequence ATGTATCCTTCCAATACCTTTAAAATCCTCTCATTGATGATACATGGGTTTGCAATTATGCAAACAACAATGGGTGGTGATCCAGATATTCTCACTGATTTCATAGCCCCAGAAGGGACCAATATTAATGGAAGCTTCTTCACATTCACAGGCATGAGAGTCCTTCTTACACAAGAAACTCCTCCCCCAACCTTCCATGTATTGAAGGCAAGCAGGGCAGAGTTTCCAGCTTTAGATGGACAGAGTGTTTCATATGCTGTCCTTGAATTCCCAACAGGAAGTGTGAACCCTCCTCACGTCCACCCTCGCGCCTCCGAGCTCCTCTTCGTTGTCCAGGGATCCCTTCAGGTGGGATTCGTGGACACAAACAACAAGCTTTTCACTCAGAGTCTCCAAACTGGAGACTTGTTCATATTCCCAAAGGGACTTGTGCACTTTCAATTCAATTCTGATTCAAAGAACTATGCTTTTGCTATATCTGCCTTTGGTAGTGCAAGTGCTGGCCTTGTGTCACTCCCTAACACACTGTTTAATACCACCATTGATGACAATGTCTTGGCTTTGTCATTCAAGACTGATGTTGCCACCATTCAAACTTTGAAGAAAGCATTTTCCCCCTAA